tcccagcactttgggaggccaaggcaggcggatcacctgaggtcaggagttcgagaccagcctggccaacatggtgaaacccgtctctactaaaaatacaaaaattagccgggcttggtggcaggtacctgtaatcccagccactggagaggctgaggcaggaaaatcgcttgtaggaggcggaggttgcagtgagccgagatcatgccattgcactctagcctgggggacaagagcgagacttcgtctcaaaaaaaaggaaaaaaaccaaacaaacacaaATCTTTATTgaacttactatgtgctaggcactcaGCTAGGTGCTGAGAATACAATGGGAAGCAAAGACATTGTCTCTGTCCTTAAGAAACTAATAGTCTAGTTTGGAGAATAAACAGCAATTAGATAATTACATAAATACGTATTTACAAACTGTGATAAGCATTGtgagcattttcattttttatatttgtgtctATTAGCCTAATAGAGAAAAGTCAATATATGAGAAAGCATTGACTAAATGTTCTTCCATCCAGTTATTTCCTGTGATGTGTGTAAAtgcgtattttttttttaaattgggctcTCTgttacatagtttttaaaaattgatatataatagctGTACATTGTCTGCTGTTGTGGTACCTGTATCCCCCCcacctatatatatttataatggttGTACATattttaggggtacatgtgatatttgataCCTTTATagagtgtgtaatgatcaaattagggttATCTATCACTTCAAACGTTTATCTTTGTGTTGAGAAGACTAcaattcttctagctattttgaaatatacagtaaatcattattaaatataatttccttACTGTACTCTCGAATACTAGAACTTATCGACctgtatttttgtaccccttaaccaacttctcttcatccccttgtagttttttttttttttttttaaattaacaggcttttattttttagatcagttttaagtttacagaaaaagtaAGGAGAAAGAACAGAGTTCCCTCTCCCCAGTTCAGATTCCCCTATGAATAACATCTTGTGTTGGAATGATACATTTGTAACAATTGATGAACCAGTATTGATACCTTATTATTAACGCAAGTCcttagtttacattagggtttactcTTTGTATTCTACACTTTTATGGGCTTTCCCAAATACGTAATGTCAAGTATCTACTGTtaagtatcatacagaatagttttactgccctaaCATTCtttgtgctccacctattcatccttccTCCCCCTACTTCCCCAACCCCaggtaaccactgatctttttaatagtttttttactttgcatttttcacttaacattatatcACGAAAATTTCCCACAGCATATTAAATAGTCTCCAAAAACCATAGTTTTTGGAGGAAGGGGTAGTATAAGTTTTGAAACTATGGTTTTTGGagaatacttgggaggctgaggtgggaagattgcatgagctcaagagttcaaggttatTGTGATATATGATTGCTCCAATGCATTCCAGCttggatggcagagcaagaccctgcctcaaaaaaaaaaaaaaacaacaacaaacaaacaaaaaagattaccAATTTGGTAAACAAATGATAGTGTTTCagagttttcttttgtatttgttagaTTACTATAATTTGGGGATATAtttgttcagatcctttgcctttTTCTGTTGAGTCATTagtgttattattaatatattgtatttcttttcttatagatCCTTTTATCCTGCCACACCAGCAGGTTGATAAAGGAGCCATCAAATTTGTACTCAGTGGAGCAAATATCATGTGTCCAGGCTTAACTTCTCCTGGAGCTAAGCTTTACCCTGCTGCAGTAGATACCATTGTTGTATCCTTCCCAGGCTAAAACTGctgaaaaatgtattcattgtgCTCTTATCATTACTGCGAAAGGTGTATCATTCAAGAGAACATTAGATGTACTTTTTGAAGGTTACTGTTACTCTTATCTCATGCCTTTCTGGTTACATTTGAAGTTGTATAGAGTAATTTTATTTGTTGCTACTAAATTATCTCATCTTAGGTCGTTTCTTAGAAGTTAAATGAGAATAAGTTACAAAAGAGTCTCAGCTGCATTTCAGCCCAGTCAGGGCCTACTGTTATCAGACTTAGGACACAATAGGGAATTCTTGATTACTAGGGGAAAGGATATAGATGATATAATTGGATCAGCTTTTTGGATATCAGCTTGCCACTGTAATGTTCATTTTGACTTACTGACATACATTGGAGTAAAACCTCTCAAAAGGGAAAAGAATTTAGTCACCAGGTATAGGTATCTCTTCCCAAGCAAAAATTTTGTGTTGGAAGTGAATAGTGGGAAATATTGGCAACctccaacttttattttgaaaattaattatttgaaaagttgGGTTTGGGGGCCTCAGAGCACGTTTTCTCAAAGAGAAATGTCAGAGTCCCAGATAGTCCTTAAAGATCGATTCAACTTATGACATACCTGAGTATTCTGCATTATTTCCATTTCTGCCATGCTGTTTCAGCTATTTTCTGGATTAAATAGATTTTTGTGACTATTCTGGACAAGAGAACATCTTCTCCTTTATCATAGCCAAAGTAGCCATTTGCCTCAGGTATAGAAAAGGAATGGTACTTGGTGGGAATAGGGAAATTACTTTTAGAGTgtgtttatcttattttattttttaagacagagtctctgtcgctcaagctggagtggagtggcgcgatcttgtctcactgcaacctctgcctcctgggttcaagcaattctcctgccatagcctctcgagtagctgggattacaggcacccactatcatgcccagctcatttttgtatttttagtagagacagggtttcaccatgttggtcaggctggtctcaaactcctgaggtcaggtgattcacccgccttggcctcccaaagtgctgggattacaggtgtgagccaccatgcctgggcaggGGTGTgtttaagaataagaataagaaaaaaaaaaaaaaaaagatattctctGTTGGGGCAGTTACAGCGAAGGGGTAGTATAAGTTGTATGTTTATATTCTAGGAACAGTTTATGTTGACATGCTTTTTGCATAATAGATGCTCACATATTTGGAACACTGAATGAATTGAAAACCAAGGGAGAAAAGTGAGGacgggtttttttttgttgttgttgtttgtttgtaatATTTATGATTCCTCTAAGTGTTGGTAAGTTTTTAGTTCTGGAGTTAAccttaaatggaaaattttcttAGTACCcagtctttacttttaaaaataatttttattttgaaacaattataGATTTAGagaaagttgtaaaaaaaaaaaaaaaatggtacagaGAGGTCTTGTGTACCCTGaatcttgacttttaaaaatatgtactgcAGTGTTTAACATTCCAGAAACTTCAAATGTTAATCAAGACCACTCTGGTTTTTCTAGAAAGGTTGAAACTGTTATATTGGGCTCTTAAAGGTAGACTGGGaatttaactattattttaaaacatcctttACATAAAACCAccattcaggctgggtgtggtggctcacgcctgtaatcccagcactttgggaggccgaggcgggcggatcatgtgaggtcaggagtttgagacaagcctggccaacatggcaaaaccatgtctctactaaaaatacaaaaattagccgggtggggtggtgtgcacgtgtaatcccagctactaaggaggctgaggcaggagaattgcttgaactcaggaggcggaggttgcagtgagccgagatcatgccactgcactctagccagggtgacagagcaagacttcgtctcaaaaacccaaaaaaacagctggccatggtggctcacacctgtaatgccaccacttcgggaggccaaggcaggcggatcatgaggtcaggagttcaagaccagcctggccaacatagtgaaatcccgtctctactaaaaatacaaaaattagccgggtgtggtgtagtcctagctactcgggaggctgaggcaggaaatttgcttgaacctgggaggcagaggttgcagtgagccaagactgcgccattgcactccagcctgggcaacagagtgagactccgtttcaaaaacaaacaaaaacccccagCATTCAGTGATCAGAATAATTAATCAgaacaattaatatttattgatttcatgGCTTTTAGTATTTATGTGCAAGaaattttactcctttttttgtGTGACTTACTCTGGTTTTGTGGGCATAGGTTATAGTATTAACATTTGACTTGAAAGAAAAGGGGTTATtagatttattcatttagcatTTACTGAGTACAGTATACCCACAGACTCTGCTAGGTCTCTGCTCTCAAGGAGTTAATGGTCTAGGGGAAGACACAAGAGGTGTTCCAAATGGCTTAACTAGCTAGTAACGTGATCATTATTTGACACCCTTCCCTTGATGGGGAGGCCCCAAGGCATTTTGATAAACAGTTTTCTTAGCTGTGTTCTTTCAGgctatcatggcagaaggaaaacaGCATGCTCTATGTGTTGGAGTCATGAAGATGTCTGCAGAAGACATGTAAGTCTTACTTTAGGCCCCCTTAACTTTTGATATATGGGTAACCAACCCAGGAAGCATCAGAATTATAGGTGAAATTTGCTGTCATGTATACCACATTACACAAATATCCAAGCACAGAAgcttcatttctgatatttcctAACACTTAGGAAGCCAGTGAAACCTAttttgtcttcaggattgtagTCTTTCTTAAGCACTGAAAAGAACCCATGTACCAACACAGctgttttatatgtgtgtgtggggtacTTTAGGaatcttatttaatataatttaaactgggggaggagggaagatgTTTTCCtgctgtcttcattttatttttatttttactttttaaaatttttttgagatggagtctcactctgttgcccaggctggagtgtagtggcgcgatctcggctcactgcaacctctgcctcctgggttcaagccattctcgtgcctcagccttccaagtagttgggattacaggcgtgcgccatcatgctgagctaatttttgtatttttagtagagacggggtttcaccatgttggccaggtcagtctcaaactcctgacctcaagtgatccacccaccttggcctcccaaagtgctgggattacaggtgtgagccactgtgcctggtcattACTGctagttttaaaaactgatatatCTCACCACCACACAGTATTTATCTTATATTCTGACCTGGTAGTACAAGAAATGTAGAATATGTAGAGAACTAGTAAAGATATATTACTAAAACATAGGcagtatatttaaaaactttagaaCCCATTTGATGACCAAATTAGTGGTATTAATTTTGTTTCAGGGTTAATGTAGCACTTTGATATTCCTCTAGTCTTGTGACATTGTTACTCTGGTTCTATAGACCCACTAGTTAGATCACTAAAATCAGTTTTAATATAAGCTGCCACAGAGTAATGTAGTTTAATATAAACAACAATGTAATTGTGATGGCAATAAGTTATTTCCTTGTGgcttaataattaaaaaataacaatatacttTGAATTATATTTATCACAAGActataaaaatgcataaaagtaTGTTTATGTGTTTCTTTCCCTTCTACAGTGAGAAGGTCAACAAAGGAATTGGCATTGAAAATATCCATTATTTAAATGATGGGCTGTGGCATATGAAGACATATAAATGAGCCTCAGAAGGAATGCACTTGGGCTAAATATGGATATTGTGCTGtatctgtgtttgtgtctgtgtgtgacaGCATGAAGATAATGCCTGTGGTTATGCTGAATAAATTCACCAGATGCTAAAATTCTGTTAgcttcagaaattattttaagttttcttaaacTCAAGTTAAAATTGGGTAGCAAACTTGGACATTAAAAGGTATCTGGTAAGTAACGAAACTCAGACAACTTAACGTCCTTTCTTAGGCTAATGATATAAGAGTGAAGAGCAGGACTTGGTCAATGGATTGCCACTTTATGGTAGACCTCTAGAGAAACTGTCTAGTTAAATGGGGCTAGAAACTAGACTAGGAATTTTATTCTATTACTCCAGGCGACCCAGCAGTGCTCcttctcttgtgtgtgtgtgtgtgtgtgtgttttgtttgttgattgatttttttaaaacttttcaatgGAAAATTCTAAACATATTCAGAAGTCTGGAGAATAGTATAATGGACCTTTCCATATCCATCACCCAGTTTCAGTTTATGGTCAGTCTTATTTCATCTATTCCTCAATTATTTCTCCCCCCCAccaattattttgaagcaaatcccagacatccTATCATTTCATCCATaactactttattctttttttttgtttgtttgaaacagggtcttgctctgttgcccaggctggagtacagtggtgtgatcttggttcactgtaacctctacctcctgggttcaagcgattcttgtgcctcagcctcctgagtagctgggattacaggcatgtgccaccatacccagctaatttttgtatttttggtagagatggggtttcgctatattggccagactggtcttgaactcctggcctcaagtgatccgcctcccttcagcctcccaaagtgctgggattataggcatgagtcactatgcctggcgtCATAACTACTTTagtatgtatctttaaaaattagaaaaaccccataataccattatcacacctaaaaGTTGAACTGTTTCTTAATATGATCAAATATCTAGACTGTTAATTCTCTTGTCTCTTAACTGTTGGTTTGCTTGAAATGGGTACCACACAAGGTTCATACATTGCATTTGGTTGTTATTTATTGAAGTCTATTTAAtttataagttttcttttcttttcccccttaaattatttaagaaatctaGTTGTTTTGTCTTTAAAGTTTCCACACATATTCTGGATTTTGTTGATTGTATCACCGTGAAGTCATTAACTTGTTTGTATGCTTCCTGTGTATCCTGTAAACAAGTAAGATTGATCAGATTCAGGTTCAGTTTTTTTAGTGCCGCCTTTTGAGTAAAGTCATACCAAACAGATGCCCAGAACATCTGGATTTGGGTCCTCACTAGATTCTTCAAATAATGCATATCTTCTATAAGTGGAATATGAGGGACATGGATCTGCTTTAGTAAGAACAGTAATCTGTTTGGGGAGTTAAAAGAGcagttgtggatttttttttgataaagaccattttttttcctgataaccTTGCTGTTATTCTAGTGTCTTAGCCATCTTCATTTGGTTGTTTACCAATATATgacatgtgattttatttttcagatggatacAGACATATACAAGATTGTGGTGACCTGTGTTACAGTTAGAAGTTGGTGAGAAAGGTGAGGGTGGAtagcaaaaagagagagatcaTTTGGCTGGCTGTTCCAGCTGGATCTCCCAGGATGTAACATAGGTGGACATAGATCCAGGGTCTGACCCTCAGCTTGAGAAACCATTTCCCACTGATGAAACTTGTAAGACTTGGAGATTCCTCAGttagaatataaatgtattaattcatAGTGATAGGTCTGCCTATGGTAAGCAATTAGGAAACAGGAAGTTACTTGGTAAACATAGGTATGAGCAAAGGAAGATTGATAAATTGGGGTAATATTTCAGTTGTGCTGAGGTAAAACTTGGAGAATTTTTCCTGCTTCATCATTAATTAGAATGCTTATCTCTGCCAAAATCTCGTCTCTTTCCTAGCCCGTAGAGGTGCcctgatattttatttcctatatcCTTTCCAAGTTCCATGTACTTTTCCTTTTGTTATGACAGTTTTATTCTGCAGCTTACCATATTATTTATTCCTGATCCATAAAAGTATAAATAGTCTCATCAGGAACTCATTAAGTCATCTCCCAGGGAGGTTTCTTCAACAGATAGTTTCATTTTTTGCTGACTTACTGGCTTCAAATTCAGATGTCTCCCTATTTGGGGGAGGAGGCACCCTATTTGAGGCCTGTAGCTCCTTATGTTCTTAAAAGGAATATATAAGTCATTTATGTCAAAATCAAACTTTGACCCTTTATTTTTGGTGCTAAGATAATGTTATTTGACCAAGATTGCCTATGGAGTATTAGCAATGAAAAACaaagcacacatatacacacattagaaaagtaaaaacttttaATAGCTTggtttttgaaataattcatcTTTGTGTCTAACCACTGTTACAGTGGGTGTAAggaacactttttaaatattcaacatCAACATCTGTGCTTGTTTTTCTACTGTGCTGAGGTACACTGTGTTGCCTTGGTGATATGGACTAAATATGTATGTTCTCTGCTTCCCCTGAGTCTGAGGCCTCTGCTCATCACTGTTAATCCGGGATGTCACTCTACCTGTGTGATCTTGGTCATTTTCTAAACATTAGGTCATGCATGAAAGGCAATTCAAAGAGATTAAACTAGCAGATATGTCAGCATCTTTAGATACCATGCTTAATGGAAACTTAGTTTACCCATATTCCTGAGAATAAGAATACAGGAATAGAGAGCCTGCTTCTCTCAGGCAGTgtgtctttcattcatttttagtttCAAAATTAAGTTTGTGTCAAACCAACCTACAATCTAGCAACTTGTGTATTGAACTCACTTTTACTCAGACAAGATCAGTTCAGctcaacaggtatttattgagtatctactagaTTCCAAGTGACGTGGCATGAAGATGAATAATACAGAAGTAGCCTTTGCCCTTAAGGAGCTTCCAATCTAGTGAgtaaagaaaatttacattttaaataatctggGTAATGGTGACAGCCCAATACTAATATGTAAAGCCAGTAGGAATGTACTAATACTTTTCCAATTTTAGTCATCAAAAATTGTAAATTACAAATGAACTAAATGTAATAATATGCCATAGATTGTATCTAatgtgaggttaaaaaaaaatcccagatgtCCTGGAGTTGCCGTGATTCAGCATTCCAACTCAGATGATTGTCCTATTGTCCAGTGACATAATGGCCTGATCAGTTCTCTTCCAGCAGACTGTCTGTTATGGTGGTTTGGTAGTGGTCTGTTGGGAAGctgcatttttccttttctttttttatgctcTGGACCCCAAACAAAAACAGCCGGCTTTATTCCATTGGTAGTCATGAACATTTCCAATTTGAGGGATTTTATATTCCCCAAACAGAAGGTTATATGGCATATatcaaataataatgatatccAGCCAGGTTCCCCCtctgtacacaaatcagtaactgAAGATACAGTATTTCTAAGTATAATACTTCAGAGGAAGAGATAAGAATTACAATTCACTAAATTCGTGGAAGTGtttcattataataaatatttcacgTATTAATAATGTAGCaattatatattaatagaaatatgAATGTATGCCCAAgcaaaatgtggtaaatattttaactttgtttatcTAGGTTCCTTAATTTTGAGAATATAATTATCAGAGCTCTTCAAGAAACTCAAAATGATTCCAATATCTGTGGAGTATCCATTAAAACtgatatataatgaaaaaaaaacagtgaaaatgtaTGCATCAGTTTCTAAGAAATCATACTTGTCATCATAGAGACTGATGCatgtaaattaaatgtattatatttttttatacttgtatgtattttatacttgtatgtattttatactttgtatACTTTTATTACACTTTTTAAGGCAGGTAAAAGAATGAGTAGATATTATCAACTATAACAACAAATTTGTTAAATATTGTGTTAAAACCAAGTAAAGGACCACAGCTCCACCAGATcaggaatgaatgaacaaaattgaGGGCcagtttttaaatcattgttGAGACTATTAGGTTCATTTGTCTGTTTAAGAGGCTCTCCTTAGGGGATATAATTTATGCATGTGGAAAAATACAGGAGATGATTCACTGGAATTTCTCTTAATAATACCATGTTCATTAAGAATAGGTCattgggaggaaaaagaaataaaaacatccgAACTCATTAGTATAATTAATATTTGCCTCTTAGAATGAAAATTAACTCCAAATTTTAGCCTTGAACACTTTAAGAAATGAAAGATGAATTAGTGAAATAATTTCTACTTAAAATCTTAGTTGTTACGGAGAATGACATCTCACTATTAATGTCCAATTCTAATTAAATGGAttgttttagaaatgtatttgtgAAATATAGCAAACATAGCTAGTGATAGTAACAGGTGAAAACTGATATTTCAAATGACTAAACAGACTTGGATTAGAGGAAAGTAGGAAAAGGTGTGTAACTAACAGAAGCAGTTAACCAAAAATTGAGCTTCAGGCATCAGTCTTATGTGGAAGACTGTAAATCAACAggctaatattcaaaatatgacAGACATCTTAATATCAACATATGCTAAATTGGTTTATCTTtaggcagaaacagaaagcaaaaaatcAAACTCATCCAACtcatacattttttgttgtttttaagatggagtcttgctccattgcccagactggagtgcaatggcgtgatcttggctcactgcaacctctgccttccgggttcaagcgattctcctgcctcagcctcccgagtagctgggatcccaggtgtgcgccaccatacccggctaatttttgtatttttagtagagacagggtttcaccatgttggccaggctggtctcaaactcctgacctcaggtgatgcacccgccttggcctcccaaagtgctgggattacagttatgaaccaccgtgtccagcccaactaatacatttttaaaatcccattttaaaagtaaaaccacAGT
The sequence above is drawn from the Theropithecus gelada isolate Dixy chromosome X, Tgel_1.0, whole genome shotgun sequence genome and encodes:
- the MCTS1 gene encoding malignant T-cell-amplified sequence 1 isoform X1, giving the protein MGKGRFDEKENVSNCIQLKTSVIKGIKNQLIEQFPGIEPWLNQIMPKKDPVKIVRCHEHIEILTVNGELLFFRQREGPFYPTLRLLHKYPFILPHQQVDKGAIKFVLSGANIMCPGLTSPGAKLYPAAVDTIVAIMAEGKQHALCVGVMKMSAEDIEKVNKGIGIENIHYLNDGLWHMKTYK
- the MCTS1 gene encoding malignant T-cell-amplified sequence 1 isoform X2, which encodes MFKKFDEKENVSNCIQLKTSVIKGIKNQLIEQFPGIEPWLNQIMPKKDPVKIVRCHEHIEILTVNGELLFFRQREGPFYPTLRLLHKYPFILPHQQVDKGAIKFVLSGANIMCPGLTSPGAKLYPAAVDTIVAIMAEGKQHALCVGVMKMSAEDIEKVNKGIGIENIHYLNDGLWHMKTYK